A single region of the Myxococcales bacterium genome encodes:
- a CDS encoding HAD-IG family 5'-nucleotidase encodes MIELPPPQQRIFCNRTLNFRSIKAVGFDMDYTLIHYHTEEWERRAYLAVRKRLAEDGFPVKRLQFDPRLIKLGLIIDTELGNVVKADRFGYIKRACHGTTPLNFDEQRAVYSRIRIDLADPRWQFMNTLFALSEACLYSQMVDLLDKGKLSSQLGYSGLYKIVRSRIDEAHMEGSLKAEIINRPELFVELNAEVPLALLDIKYSGKKLLLITNSEWNYTQAMMRYAFDRFLPGGMTWRDLFDLVIVEARKPDFFNIDKSIFEVVDEEHGLLRPFVGRLRDQGVYLGGSASLVEEGLGLSGEEILYIGDHLYADVLVSKNILRWRTALIVRELEQDLESNKAFQAKHQTLRKLMLQKELLEHEYSLLRLDLQRQSYGYGPQPKRKGREIRRSIQGLRAKLLALDGRIAPLAREASQLTSPVWGPLMRAGNDKSYLARQIERYADIYTSRLSNLVAQTPFVYLRAPGGALPHD; translated from the coding sequence ATGATCGAGCTCCCGCCACCGCAACAGCGTATTTTCTGTAATCGCACTCTTAATTTCCGTTCCATCAAAGCCGTGGGCTTCGACATGGATTACACGCTCATTCACTACCATACGGAAGAGTGGGAGCGTCGCGCCTATCTGGCCGTCCGCAAGCGTTTAGCTGAGGACGGGTTCCCCGTCAAAAGGCTCCAGTTCGACCCCCGGTTGATCAAGCTTGGACTCATCATCGACACCGAACTTGGAAACGTCGTGAAAGCCGATCGTTTCGGATATATCAAGCGCGCATGTCACGGCACGACACCGCTAAACTTTGATGAGCAGCGAGCGGTCTACAGTCGCATCCGGATAGACCTTGCGGATCCCCGATGGCAGTTCATGAATACATTGTTCGCGCTCTCGGAAGCCTGTCTTTACTCGCAAATGGTTGATCTACTCGACAAAGGCAAGTTGAGCTCACAGCTCGGCTACAGCGGATTATACAAAATAGTGCGATCGAGAATCGATGAAGCCCATATGGAGGGTTCGCTGAAGGCCGAGATCATCAACCGTCCAGAGCTTTTCGTGGAGCTTAACGCTGAAGTGCCCTTGGCCTTGCTGGACATCAAATATTCGGGGAAAAAGCTGTTGCTGATCACCAATTCCGAATGGAACTACACCCAAGCCATGATGCGCTATGCGTTTGATCGCTTTTTGCCCGGCGGTATGACATGGCGCGATTTGTTTGATCTCGTCATCGTCGAGGCCCGCAAGCCGGATTTCTTCAACATCGATAAATCTATTTTTGAAGTGGTCGATGAGGAGCACGGTTTGCTTCGCCCCTTTGTCGGACGCCTTCGGGACCAAGGCGTCTACCTCGGCGGTAGCGCCTCTTTGGTTGAAGAAGGCCTGGGCTTATCGGGCGAGGAAATACTTTATATTGGCGACCACCTGTATGCGGACGTGTTGGTATCTAAGAATATCCTTCGCTGGCGCACCGCGCTGATTGTTCGAGAGCTCGAGCAAGATCTCGAAAGCAATAAGGCATTTCAGGCCAAGCACCAGACCCTGCGCAAACTCATGCTGCAAAAAGAGCTGCTTGAGCATGAGTATTCTCTTTTACGACTTGACCTTCAGCGGCAGTCTTATGGCTATGGCCCGCAACCCAAGCGCAAGGGGCGGGAGATCCGAAGATCCATCCAAGGATTGCGTGCGAAACTGCTGGCGCTTGATGGGCGCATCGCGCCGTTAGCCAGGGAGGCGTCGCAATTGACCAGCCCCGTTTGGGGTCCCTTGATGCGCGCAGGGAATGACAAGAGCTATCTCGCGCGCCAGATTGAGCGCTATGCCGACATTTATACGTCTCGGCTCTCTAACCTCGTCGCTCAGACGCCCTTTGTGTATTTAAGAGCACCGGGGGGTGCCCTTCCCCATGACTGA
- a CDS encoding glycogen/starch synthase, whose amino-acid sequence MHILCVSPDIAPYGASPAAKVSSGLSHALRHLNHDVTLLSPLYPSINAKALSLARRLDSIHVTLGQHIREFHIYDGRSASGVTTVFLDNRSLFERPYDPKDDSNEDCILRMLVFASAAAQWLNERKEHFDLVHWHDWPMALGAVISKHRTASLPTLYSVYDLQHQGRLPEIMLSALGLSQQGYSGDLIYGGSLNLVAAAVRSSDRVLTMGASQATSLLSEPFAHGLSRIFKERLSPPLGIPYGIDGGVWDPSKDRLIAFPYDVSDLSGKVRCKTAIQSLYALPLRTEVPLLVALMPSLEASKPSFVEVLIALLRNDVQILLMQSLEVQAPYVDSLRDKFPDRFAQAPMDTEQKVHQILAGGDLFLVPPDMEDPALTLAAMRYGAAPIAPSTLPLGGDIVDCDVRMETGTGFVYDETAAAALLATCQRALGAFADPVGFRHLQARLMKSDYSWNRVARYYDQIAQEVTTTPS is encoded by the coding sequence ATGCACATTCTTTGCGTGAGTCCAGACATCGCTCCCTATGGCGCAAGCCCGGCGGCCAAAGTCAGCTCCGGGTTGAGCCACGCGCTTAGGCATCTCAATCACGATGTGACGCTTCTGTCTCCTTTGTACCCTTCCATCAATGCGAAAGCGCTTTCACTTGCCCGGCGTCTTGACTCCATTCATGTGACACTGGGTCAGCACATTCGAGAGTTTCACATCTACGATGGCCGCAGCGCTAGCGGAGTCACCACGGTCTTTCTGGACAATCGCTCGTTGTTTGAGCGGCCCTACGACCCAAAAGATGACAGCAATGAAGATTGTATTCTGCGCATGCTGGTCTTTGCGTCTGCAGCCGCGCAGTGGCTCAATGAGCGAAAGGAGCATTTTGACTTGGTGCATTGGCACGATTGGCCCATGGCGCTCGGGGCCGTAATTTCTAAGCACCGAACAGCGAGTTTACCAACTCTCTATAGCGTCTATGATCTGCAACATCAGGGACGGCTTCCGGAGATCATGCTGAGCGCTTTGGGACTGTCTCAGCAGGGGTATTCAGGAGATCTCATTTACGGTGGCTCGTTGAACCTTGTCGCGGCAGCGGTGCGGAGCTCGGACCGGGTGTTGACTATGGGCGCATCGCAGGCGACTTCTTTGCTCTCTGAGCCTTTCGCGCATGGTCTATCTCGAATCTTCAAAGAGCGCCTGTCGCCGCCTTTAGGCATTCCTTACGGCATCGACGGGGGAGTGTGGGACCCGTCCAAGGACCGTCTGATCGCCTTTCCCTACGACGTCAGCGATCTTAGCGGGAAGGTTCGCTGTAAAACCGCAATTCAATCGCTTTACGCCCTACCGTTACGGACAGAAGTGCCGCTTCTTGTGGCTTTGATGCCATCTCTAGAAGCCTCAAAGCCTTCCTTTGTGGAAGTGCTGATTGCGTTACTGCGTAACGACGTGCAAATCCTGCTCATGCAGTCTTTAGAGGTGCAAGCGCCGTACGTTGATTCACTGCGCGACAAATTTCCCGATCGTTTTGCGCAAGCGCCGATGGATACAGAGCAAAAAGTGCACCAGATACTCGCGGGGGGCGATTTATTCCTCGTGCCGCCAGACATGGAGGATCCCGCACTTACCTTAGCCGCGATGCGGTATGGCGCCGCCCCGATTGCGCCAAGCACCTTGCCGCTAGGCGGGGATATCGTCGATTGTGATGTTCGTATGGAAACGGGGACAGGTTTTGTTTATGACGAGACTGCGGCAGCCGCGTTGCTTGCGACCTGCCAGCGTGCGCTAGGAGCATTTGCCGATCCCGTGGGGTTTCGACACCTCCAAGCGCGTCTCATGAAGAGTGATTATTCCTGGAATCGCGTGGCCCGTTACTACGATCAAATTGCCCAAGAGGTGACAACCACCCCTAGTTAG
- a CDS encoding sirohydrochlorin cobaltochelatase, with protein MATSPTKVAILLVDHGSTREEANRCLPQIAELLQARIGADILVTYAHMELASPNIAQAIARCRKSGITDMVVHPYMLAPGRHASTDIPNLVADAAYPGLKVRITDALGVHPALVDAIMDRCGVVP; from the coding sequence ATGGCAACAAGTCCCACCAAAGTTGCGATCTTACTGGTCGATCATGGAAGCACCCGTGAAGAAGCTAACCGGTGTTTGCCGCAGATCGCCGAACTTCTGCAGGCGCGAATTGGCGCCGACATTCTGGTGACCTATGCGCACATGGAACTCGCCTCGCCAAACATTGCCCAGGCTATTGCAAGGTGCCGAAAGTCAGGCATCACCGACATGGTGGTGCATCCGTACATGCTCGCACCCGGAAGGCACGCGAGCACCGACATCCCCAATCTCGTGGCCGATGCAGCCTATCCGGGCCTCAAGGTCCGCATCACTGACGCATTGGGGGTGCACCCCGCTCTTGTGGACGCCATAATGGACCGATGTGGTGTGGTGCCATGA
- a CDS encoding enoyl-CoA hydratase, with amino-acid sequence MSILSQHHNHCLTLRLHRPEKKNALTLAMYTELTVSLKRAQHDETVRAVLITGSGQVFTSGNDLEELQRDPPKRSASPLLQFLEQLMLFPKPLVAMVDGYAMGIGTSMLLHCDLVYATPRARFQFPFTQLGLVPEAASSYLLPQLVGYPRAAELLLLSEPFDAEAALSMGMINKVVAPDLLNAYVEAKLDALVRLPSASVQQSKYLLKSAQLPQVRKQMERETRIFLERLKSAEAAEALLAFFEKRKPDFGKLPSR; translated from the coding sequence ATGTCCATTCTTAGTCAACACCACAATCACTGTCTGACGCTTCGCCTCCATCGACCGGAGAAGAAGAACGCACTCACGTTGGCCATGTATACCGAGCTGACCGTGTCATTAAAGCGCGCGCAACACGACGAGACAGTGCGGGCGGTGCTTATTACGGGAAGCGGTCAGGTTTTTACCAGCGGTAACGACCTTGAGGAACTGCAAAGAGACCCGCCGAAACGCAGCGCTTCACCGCTATTGCAATTTTTGGAGCAGTTGATGCTTTTTCCGAAACCGCTGGTGGCTATGGTGGACGGCTACGCCATGGGCATTGGCACCTCGATGCTCTTGCATTGCGATCTCGTGTATGCCACCCCGCGCGCGCGATTTCAGTTTCCGTTTACCCAACTCGGACTCGTACCCGAAGCGGCATCTAGCTACCTTTTGCCCCAGCTGGTCGGATACCCCCGTGCGGCAGAACTGCTCTTGCTGTCTGAGCCGTTTGACGCCGAAGCTGCACTAAGCATGGGAATGATCAATAAGGTGGTTGCGCCTGATCTCCTAAATGCCTATGTCGAAGCGAAGTTAGATGCATTGGTGAGGCTGCCCTCGGCCTCCGTGCAACAAAGCAAGTATCTGCTGAAGTCGGCTCAATTGCCCCAAGTACGGAAGCAAATGGAACGCGAGACACGCATATTTCTCGAACGCTTAAAATCGGCCGAGGCCGCCGAAGCCTTGCTGGCGTTTTTTGAAAAGCGCAAACCCGATTTTGGAAAGCTGCCATCACGATGA
- the hemH gene encoding ferrochelatase, with product MTAPDAVLLLSFGGPEGPDEVMPFLRHVVKGRNVPDSRLAKVAEGYAEMGGISPINEQNRRLRTALERALRTSGSNLPVYFGNRHWHPFLSDTLAKMTADGIEQAVVFVTSPYSSYSSCRQYLEAMADAQRAQGTRAPELFKLRPFYNHPEFIRAWVDRAREPLAALQHKAGPKGVSLLFSAHSIPLSIARNCDYVMQLGEVARLVAGELGPTRFSLAFQSRSGSPQIPWLEPDINDALAKAQTAGETHVLMIPIGFVSDHMEVVYDLDRGSLPLARRNGLEVERAQTVGDHPAMVQMIEELIREHTHGLTPRAVGRFGARGAPCAPDCCPLA from the coding sequence ATGACTGCCCCGGATGCGGTGTTGCTCTTATCGTTTGGAGGCCCGGAAGGCCCCGATGAGGTCATGCCTTTTTTGAGGCACGTCGTAAAAGGACGCAATGTGCCCGACTCAAGGCTCGCTAAAGTTGCTGAGGGCTATGCGGAAATGGGCGGGATAAGCCCCATCAATGAACAAAACCGCCGCTTACGAACTGCCTTGGAGCGCGCGCTTAGAACGAGTGGGTCCAATCTTCCAGTGTATTTTGGCAATCGTCATTGGCATCCGTTCCTAAGCGATACCCTTGCGAAAATGACTGCAGATGGGATCGAACAAGCGGTGGTGTTTGTGACCTCACCGTATAGCTCGTATTCGTCCTGCCGGCAGTATCTAGAGGCGATGGCGGACGCGCAGCGCGCTCAGGGGACTCGAGCCCCCGAGCTGTTTAAGCTGCGTCCTTTCTACAATCATCCGGAGTTTATTAGAGCGTGGGTCGACCGCGCGCGCGAACCTCTTGCTGCCTTGCAACACAAAGCTGGACCCAAAGGGGTTTCGCTACTGTTCAGCGCGCACAGTATTCCTCTTAGCATCGCAAGAAACTGTGACTATGTGATGCAGCTAGGCGAAGTCGCGCGCCTTGTGGCTGGGGAGCTTGGTCCAACACGTTTTTCACTGGCGTTTCAAAGCCGTAGCGGCTCGCCCCAAATTCCCTGGCTTGAGCCCGACATCAACGATGCACTCGCGAAAGCGCAGACAGCGGGGGAAACGCATGTGCTGATGATCCCGATTGGTTTTGTTTCAGATCACATGGAGGTGGTTTACGATCTCGATCGCGGTTCGCTGCCCCTAGCGCGGCGTAATGGGCTAGAAGTGGAGCGGGCTCAGACGGTGGGTGACCATCCTGCTATGGTGCAGATGATTGAGGAGCTTATTCGTGAGCACACCCACGGGCTAACGCCGCGTGCGGTCGGTCGTTTTGGAGCCAGGGGGGCGCCCTGTGCCCCAGATTGCTGCCCCC